The Methanobrevibacter ruminantium genomic sequence ATCCTGCAACAACTTCATCCAATGCATCTACAACTGTGTCAACATCTTCTAAGCTATTTTCAGTACCTAAACTTAATCTGAGGGAACCGTGAATTTCCGCATCTTCCAAACCTAAAGCGCTTAATACATAAGATGCCTTTAGACTTTTTGAGGAACATGCAGAACCAGTTGCACCATTGATTCCTTTTGCATCTAATCTTAAGATCAATCCTTCCCCTTCAATTGCTGCAAATCTATAGTTTACATTATTCGGAAGTCTATTATCCCTATCACCATTCAAGTAAGCTTCTGGAATTCTATCGCCAATCTTTTCAATAAGAGAATCTCTTAGTTCTGTAAGCTTTGCAATGTTTTCATCTAAATGCTCATATGCAAGTTCAGCAGCTTTACCAAAACCGACAATACCTGGGACATTTTCAGTACCTGACCTAAGGCCGTTCTCTTGACCTCCTCCATGAATCAATAATTCTAATTTTACTCCTTTTCTAATGAATATTGCTCCAACACCTTTTGGACCATAAATCTTATGGGAGGAAATAGACAACAAGTCAATATTTGCTTCTTTAACATCAACTGGAATCTTACCTACAGATTGCACTGCATCACAATGGAAGATAATTCCATTTTCCTTTGCAATCTTACCTACTTCTTCAATTGGTTGTATAGTTCCTATCTCATTATTTGCATGCATTACAGAAATTAAGATTGTATCTTCCCTAATTGCATTTTTTAAATCTTCTATACTGATGATCCCATTTTCATTCACTGGCAAATAAGTAACTTCATATCCTCTTGTTTCCAAGAATTCACAAGTTCTAAGTACTGCCGGATGCTCAATTTCTGTTGTAATAATGTGCTTTCCTCTATCTTCAAATTTTAAAGCTGCCCCTTTAATAGCCATATTGTCAGATTCAGTACCTCCACTTGTAAATATAATCTCTCTTGTATCAGCATTAATTAATTTTGCTACATGTTCACGAGC encodes the following:
- the nifS gene encoding cysteine desulfurase NifS, whose amino-acid sequence is MYMDNSATSPVKEEVFNAMVPYLKEEFGNPSTFYKLGRNAKKAVEEAREHVAKLINADTREIIFTSGGTESDNMAIKGAALKFEDRGKHIITTEIEHPAVLRTCEFLETRGYEVTYLPVNENGIISIEDLKNAIREDTILISVMHANNEIGTIQPIEEVGKIAKENGIIFHCDAVQSVGKIPVDVKEANIDLLSISSHKIYGPKGVGAIFIRKGVKLELLIHGGGQENGLRSGTENVPGIVGFGKAAELAYEHLDENIAKLTELRDSLIEKIGDRIPEAYLNGDRDNRLPNNVNYRFAAIEGEGLILRLDAKGINGATGSACSSKSLKASYVLSALGLEDAEIHGSLRLSLGTENSLEDVDTVVDALDEVVAGLRRMSPLWDNENNESLELDESKFTDPDH